A part of Setaria viridis chromosome 8, Setaria_viridis_v4.0, whole genome shotgun sequence genomic DNA contains:
- the LOC117833157 gene encoding probable cytokinin riboside 5'-monophosphate phosphoribohydrolase LOGL5: MGLVSRAVHNAGGHVLGIAPKAVLPRELIGDTPGELKDVPGMHQRKAEMARNADAFIALPGGYGTLEELLEVITWAQLGIHSKPVGLLNVDGYYDSLLSFVDRAVEEGFVTPAARHIVVAAHTPHDLLAMLEDYVPVHDADEPKLSWEMAEHMIKSSSSDDHHTSLLFSR, encoded by the exons ATGGGTctcgtctcccgcgccgtcCACAACGCCGGCGGGCACGTGCTGGGGATCGCGCCCAAGGCGGTGCTGCCGCGGGAGCTCATCGGCGACACGCCGGGGGAGCTCAAGGACGTGCCCGGGATGCACCAGCGGAAGGCGGAGATGGCGCGAAACGCCGACGCATTCATCGCGCTCCCCG GTGGGTATGGCACCCTGGAGGAGCTCCTTGAAGTCATCACCTGGGCCCAGCTTGGCATCCACAGCAAGCCGGTGGGCCTCCTCAACGTCGACGGCTACTACGACTCGCTGCTCTCCTTCGTCGACAGGGCCGTAGAGGAAGGCTTCGTTACCCCTGCCGCGCGCCacatcgtcgtcgccgcccaCACGCCCCACGACCTGCTCGCCATGCTCGAGGACTACGTCCCCGTCCACGACGCCGACGAACCCAAGCTCAGTTGGGAGATGGCCGAGCACATGATCAAGTCCTCATCGTCCGACGACCACCACACCTCACTACTCTTCTCACGCTAG